Within the Vibrio tasmaniensis genome, the region GCAACGGTGTATTGAGTGTAAAAGCTGGGCAATTAAACCCACAAGCACGTATCACCTGTGTAGATGAAAGCTTTATGGCCGTAGAATCAGCGCGTCAAAATATTAAGGATAACCTTGGCGAAGAAGGTAATTTTCAGTTCATCGCCAATAACTGTTTAGATGGCTTTAAGAAAAACAGCACTTACTTAGTTATGTGCAACCCTCCGTTCCACCAGCAACAAGCGATTACTGATCACATTGCATGGCAAATGTTCTGTGATGCAAAGCATGTTCTTAGCAACGGAGGCAAATTAATTGTTATTGGTAACCGACACCTCGGATACGATGTCAAACTAGCAAGACTATTTGGTGAAGCAAACGTTGAAACGCTTGAACTAAACCAGAAATTTGAGATATTACAAGCAACAAGAGAACCTGCGAATTTTAATAAATAAGCAGAAACGACGTCACAAGAATTTAAGATACCGAGCTCCTGGTGTGAATTTAGAAAGGATAAAGGAATGAAAAAACTGATTTTGGCTGCTTCTATTTTGGCTTTGACAGCATGTTCAGCCCCTCAGAAAGAACAGATCAACGTAATGCCAGAAGCTTCACTAAGCTCAAGCAACCTTGTACAAGGCAAAACATACACACTAACCAGTAAAGATGTTCGTGCTGCTCAATATGTTGCATTGGTTGATAGTGGACGTTCAAACATTCAGCCGATTCACGCTAAGCAAAACATGCGTATTTCTCTAGAAAACGCTATTGCTCAACAGTTAGAGTCTCAAGGTTTTCGTGCAAGCGTAAACAGTGAAAACTCAATTGTTTTAGAGATTCAAGAAGCGCTCGTTACTGTCAAGCACACCATCATGGAAAACCAAATGGACGGTAAAGTAACACTTGAAGTCACTGCTGAAACGCCTGAAGGTAAGCTAGTTAAGACATTCAATGGTACCGCTGTTCGCACTGGCGCATTGAGCGCATCAAACGACGACATTTCAATGGTGCTTAACGATGTCATTAACTTGGTACTTACTGAAATAGCTAATGACCAAGAGCTAAGAACTTACATGAAGGAACGTTTCTAATGGGACGCATTCTATCTTCTATCGCATTGATGCTGGTGAGCGTGAGTGTTTGGGCTGGACCGAAAGTCAGCGTAGAGACGACATTAGGCGGCTTCACTATCGAGCTAAACCAAGAGCAAGCACCGGTTAGTGTTGATAACTTTCTTAAATATGTTGCAGACGGTAGCTACGAAGGCACTCAGTTTCACCGTGTGATCCCGGGCTTTATGGCTCAGGGTGGTGGCTTCGATCAAGATATGAAGCAATTAGCAACTTATGCTCCTATCAAAAATGAAGGTAGCAATGGCCTGAAGAATGATACTGCAACGATCGCAATGGCTCGCACCAATGCACCAGATTCTGCAACTCGCCAGTTCTTCATTAACTTTGCAGACAACGATTTCTTAAACGCTAAAGGTGGCAATCCGGGTTACGCTGTATTTGGTAAAGTAACCGATGGTTTTGACGTTGTTCAAAAG harbors:
- a CDS encoding peptidylprolyl isomerase — protein: MGRILSSIALMLVSVSVWAGPKVSVETTLGGFTIELNQEQAPVSVDNFLKYVADGSYEGTQFHRVIPGFMAQGGGFDQDMKQLATYAPIKNEGSNGLKNDTATIAMARTNAPDSATRQFFINFADNDFLNAKGGNPGYAVFGKVTDGFDVVQKMATIPTKRMGRMSDIPVDPIVITKVTLLK
- a CDS encoding YajG family lipoprotein produces the protein MKKLILAASILALTACSAPQKEQINVMPEASLSSSNLVQGKTYTLTSKDVRAAQYVALVDSGRSNIQPIHAKQNMRISLENAIAQQLESQGFRASVNSENSIVLEIQEALVTVKHTIMENQMDGKVTLEVTAETPEGKLVKTFNGTAVRTGALSASNDDISMVLNDVINLVLTEIANDQELRTYMKERF